Proteins encoded by one window of Cannabis sativa cultivar Pink pepper isolate KNU-18-1 chromosome 4, ASM2916894v1, whole genome shotgun sequence:
- the LOC133036925 gene encoding uncharacterized protein LOC133036925, translating into MFHGGGAVAWEKVCQPKSAGGLGIKKIEEWNKAAMCKYIWAIANKQDSLWLRWIQGVYIKNQEWWSYNASIHASWYWKKVVTLKNQLKSLCNVAEFQRDKYTIAAGYCMFSPTPIKINWCKEVWGRLNTPKHCIILWLAMLNRLKTKDRLLNMGLQIEGSCCLCETQQETSQHLFFECCFSCSRLQEIKCWLGWNATSNSLPMLLRWVQRAKLSKFRKLVYQAAIAALVYAVWKMRNGKIWQGNTLNSSSFCDEIKWNVKMRCNMYLPRKIQDKDRDWFHDL; encoded by the coding sequence ATGTTTCATGGGGGTGGGGCTGTTGCTTGGGAGAAAGTGTGTCAGCCCAAAAGTGCAGGTGGTTTGGGAATTAAAAAGATTGAGGAATGGAACAAGGCggctatgtgcaaatatatttGGGCCATCGCGAATAAGCAAGATAGTCTTTGGCTAAGATGGATTCAAGGAGTCTACATCAAAAACCAAGAATGGTGGAGTTACAATGCTTCCATACATGCTAGTTGGTATTGGAAGAAGGTTGTAACTCTCAAAAACCAATTGAAATCCTTATGCAATGTAGCTGAATTTCAGAGAGACAAATATACTATTGCAGCAGGATATTGTATGTTTTCTCCTACTCCAATCAAGATAAACTGGTGCAAGGAAGTTTGGGGTAGGTTGAATACCCCAAAACATTGTATAATTCTTTGGCTAGCAATGCTCAATAGACTAAAAACGAAGGATAGACTGCTGAATATGGGGCTGCAAATTGAAGGCAGCTGCTGCCTTTGTGAAACACAGCAGGAAACCAGCCAACATCTCTTCTTTGAGTGCTGTTTTTCCTGTAGCAGGTTGCAAGAAATAAAGTGTTGGTTGGGCTGGAATGCTACTTCTAACAGCCTTCCGATGTTGCTGAGATGGGTGCAAAGAGCCAAGCTCTCCAAGTTTCGAAAACTGGTGTATCAAGCTgctatagcagcccttgtttaTGCCGTGTGGAAGATGAGAAATGGAAAAATATGGCAGGGAAACACTCTGAACAGTAGCAGTTTTTGTGATGAAATAAAATGGAATGTAAAAATGAGATGTAACATGTACTTACCTAGAAAGATCCAAGATAAGGATAGAGATTGGTTTCATGATTTGTAA
- the LOC133036926 gene encoding uncharacterized protein LOC133036926, with protein MHLKVSTVDGFDSFLTIIYASNDRSERKDLWKVISELATVENWFLMGDFNDILAKEERIGHRVKSYPDSEFLQCVTRCNLEDVKASGNFFTWTNKQPGNDIIYSKIDRILANQTWINKFEFAEAVFLNEGLFDHSPGILTLHPGVVSGKKPFKYFRMWKSHPLYENYLKEVWNARIHGSKMYQVVSKMKRFKAKLKEINREGFLDLQSSVRKAKDELQAVQDQLQQQPLAIELHHKEKLARELLIKVQKDYSSFLQQKTKLAWLENGDTNSALFHACIKQRIRQNRILSIETNEGERVHDPTRITDSFLTFYGELLGSKMENRRKVDKRIVAKGPVVSNEQAQMLLQSFSKEEVKKAAFSIPGNKSPGLMDSQAVSFMTTGRVLVMKFVMLWWIFWIQAYDTIEWEFLEEMLEGLHFPVKFIQLVMNCISTPKFSLMFNGSLHGFFEAKRGLRQGDPMSPLLFVLGMEYLSRLMKKIGEKKDFRFHERYLGLKLNHLAFADDVLLFCYGDNNSVSYLLKALKLFSLTSGLNPNANKTAVYCCNMQEECVRKLTQLSGFSRHDFPFTYLGIPICAKKISGKECELLAEIDS; from the exons ACAATAATATATGCATCCAATGACAGAAGTGAAAGGAAAGATTTATGGAAGGTTATAAGTGAATTAGCTACGGTTGAAAACTGGTTTCTCATGGGTGATTTCAATGACATTCTTGCTAAAGAAGAACGAATAGGACACAGAGTTAAGTCTTATCCTGATTCGGAATTCTTGCAATGTGTTACAAGGTGTAATTTGGAAGATGTTAAAGCTAGTGGCAACTTTTTCACTTGGACTAATAAACAGCCTGGGAATGATATAATCTACTCTAAAATTGACAGAATTCTTGCTAATCAGACTTGGATCAATAAGTTTGAGTTTGCTGAAGCGGTGTTCCTCAATGAGGGTCTATTTGACCATTCTCCGGGTATCCTCACCCTACATCCTGGTGTGGTAAGTGGGAAAAAGCCTTTCAAGTATTTTCGAATGTGGAAGTCTCATCCATTGTATGAGAATTACTTGAAGGAGGTGTGGAATGCAAGGATTCATGGGTCCAAAATGTATCAGGTGGTGTCCAAGATGAAAAGGTTCAAGGCCAAGCTCAAAGAGATAAATAGAGAGGGTTTTTTGGATTTGCAAAGTTCGGTTAGGAAGGCCAAAGATGAACTTCAGGCAGTCCAAGATCAGTTACAGCAACAACCATTGGCTATTGAGTTACATCATAAAGAAAAATTAGCTAGAGAATTGCTCATCAAAGTTCAGAAGGATTACTCTTCCTTTTTGCAACAAAAAACTAAACTAGCCTGGCTAGAGAATGGAGATACCAATTCTGCTTTATTTCATGCTTGTATAAAGCAGAGAATAAGGCAGAATCGTATCCTTTCCATTGAAACAAATGAGGGGGAAAGGGTGCATGATCCTACCAGAATTACAGATTCTTTTTTGACCTTTTATGGAGAGTTACTTGGTTCTAAAATGGAAAATAGAAGGAAGGTTGATAAAAGAATTGTGGCAAAGGGTCCGGTAGTGTCGAATGAGCAAGCACAAATGTTACTACAAAGTTTTTCCAAAGAGGAGGTGAAGAAAGCTGCATTTAGTATTCCTGGAAACAAGTCCCCGGGCCTGATGGATTCTCAAGCAGTTTCTTTCATGACAACTGGGAGAGTATTGGTGATGAAATTTGTGATGCTGTGGTGGATTTTCTGGATTCAG GCCTATGATACCATTGAGTGGGAATTTTTAGAAGAAATGTTGGAGGGTTTGCATTTTCCCGTGAAGTTCATTCAACTTGTCATGAATTGCATTTCAACTCCTAAGTTCTCTCTTATGTTCAATGGATCCTTACATGGATTTTTTGAAGCTAAGAGAGGGCTTAGGCAAGGAGACCCCATGTCACCATTGTTGTTTGTCTTGGGAATGGAATACCTTTCTCGGCTTATGAAGAAGATAGGTGAGAAGAAGGATTTCAGATTTCATGAGCGTTACTTGGGGCTCAAATTGAATCACCTGGCATTTGCAGATGATGTATTGCTCTTCTGCTATGGAGACAACAACAGTGTTTCCTACTTATTAAAGGCACTCAAGTTGTTTTCACTTACCTCGGGATTGAATCCTAATGCAAATAAAACGGCTGTGTACTGTTGTAATATGCAGGAGGAGTGTGTGAGAAAGCTTACTCAACTCTCAGGTTTCTCGAGACATGATTTTCCTTTCACTTACTTGGGGATTCCTATTTGTGCGAAGAAAATTTCTGGTAAGGAATGTGAGCTGCTAGCAGAGATTGACAGCTAG